In the genome of Triticum urartu cultivar G1812 chromosome 5, Tu2.1, whole genome shotgun sequence, one region contains:
- the LOC125508166 gene encoding F-box/LRR-repeat protein 3 isoform X1: MSEEEAQRYGGGTGGGGVGALSVDLLGQVLDRVLERRDRKACRLVSRAFARAEAAHRRALRVLRREPLPRLLRAFPALERLDLSACASLDDASLAAALAGADLGTVRQVCLARASGVGWRGLEALVAACPRLEAVDLSHCVGAGDREAAALAAASGLRELNLEKCLGVTDMGLAKVAVGCPRLENLSFKWCREISDIGVDLLVKKCRELRSLDISYLKVSNESLRSISTLEKLEELAMVACSCIDDEGLELLSRGSNSLQSVDVSRCDHVTSQGLASLIDGHSFLQKLYAADSLHEIGQDFLSKLVTLKATLTVLRLDGFEVSSSLLSAIGEGCTNLVEIGLSKCNGVTDEGISSLVACCSYLRTIDLTCCNLVTNNSLDSIADNCKMLECLRLESCSSINEKGLERIASCCPNLKEIDLTDCGVNDEALHHLAKCSELLILKLGLSSSISDKGLGFISSKCGKLVELDLYRCSSITDDGLAALANGCKKIKLLNLCYCNKITDSGLSHLGALEELTNLELRCLVRITGIGISSVVIGCKSLVELDLKRCYSVDDSGLWALARYALNLRQLTISYCQVTGLGLCHLLSSLRCLQDVKMVHLSWVSIEGFEMALRAACGRLKKLKILSGLKTVLSPDLLQLLQACGCRIRWVNKPLVYKDAI, translated from the exons ATGAGCGAGGAGGAGGCGCAGAGGTACGGCGGCGGGACCGGCGGCGGTGGCGTCGGGGCGCTGTCCGTGGATCTGCTGGGCCAGGTTCTCGACCGCGTGCTGGAGCGGCGGGACCGCAAGGCTTGCCGCCTCGTCAGCCGCGCCTTCGCGCGCGCCGAGGCCGCGCACCGCCGGGCTCTGCGGGTGCTCCGCCGGGAGCCGCTCCCTCGCCTGCTCCGCGCCTTCCCTGCGCTCGAGCGGCTCGATCTCTCGGCCTGCGCCTCGCTCGACGACGCGTCTCTTGCAGCCGCTTTGGCCGGCGCGGACCTCGGCACCGTCCGACAGGTCTGCCTGGCGCGGGCCAGCGGAGTGGGGTGGCGCGGGCTGGAAGCCCTGGTGGCCGCCTGCCCCAGGCTGGAGGCAGTCGACCTGTCGCACTGCGTCGGTGCTGGGGATAGGGAGGCTGCCGCGCTGGCCGCGGCCTCCGGGCTGAGGGAGCTGAATCTGGAAAAGTGCCTGGGCGTCACTGACATGGGACTCGCCAAGGTAGCCGTGGGGTGCCCCAGACTGGAGAATCTGAGCTTCAAGTGGTGCCGTGAAATCTCTGACATCGGTGTCGATCTGCTTGTGAAGAAGTGCCGCGAGCTCCGCAGCCTTGACATCTCCTACCTAAAG GTGAGCAATGAGTCCCTCAGATCAATATCGACACTTGAGAAGCTTGAGGAGTTGGCCATGGTTGCTTGCTCATGTATAGACGATGAAGGCCTGGAATTGCTTAGCAGAGGAAGTAATTCATTGCAG AGTGTTGATGTGTCAAGATGTGATCATGTGACTTCCCAGGGGTTAGCTTCACTGATAGATGGTCACAGTTTTCTCCAGAAGCTATATGCCGCAGATAGTTTGCAT GAGATTGGACAGGATTTTCTATCCAAGTTAGTAACACTGAAGGCAACCTTGACCGTGTTGAGACTTGACGGCTTTGAAGTGTCATCCTCTCTTCTTTCAGCGATTGGTGAAGGTTGTACCAACTTGGTTGAGATTGGACTAAGCAAATGCAACGGTGTTACAGATGAAGGCATCTCTTCACTTGTAGCTTGCTGTAGCTACCTAAGGACAATTGATCTCACATGCTGCAATCTAGTCACAAACAATTCCCTTGATTCAATAGCTGACAACTGTAAGATGCTTGAATGCCTCCGGTTGGAGTCCTGCTCTTCAATAAACGAGAAAGGACTAGAGAGAATTGCGAGCTGTTGCCCCAATCTAAAGGAGATAGATCTCACTGATTGTGGAGTGAATGACGAAG CGTTGCATCATTTGGCGAAGTGCTCTGAACTGCTGATATTGAAATTAGGCCTGAGCTCAAGTATTTCGGACAAAGGCCTTGGTTTTATTAGTTCAAAGTGTGGAAAGCTCGTTGAACTTGACCTCTATCG CTGCAGTTCTATCACCGATGATGGGCTGGCAGCCTTAGCCAACGGCTGCAAGAAAATTAAGCTGCTGAACCTTTGTTACTGCAACAAGATAACTGATAGTGGTTTGAGCCACCTGGGTGCTCTGGAGGAGCTCACAAACCTTGAACTGAGATGCCTGGTCCGCATTACAGGCATCGGAATTTCTTCGGTTGTCATTGGCTGTAAGAGCCTGGTAGAACTTGACTTGAAGCGCTGCTATTCTGTCGATGATTCTGGCCTATGGGCTCTTGCCCGATATGCTCTAAACCTTAGACAG CTTACCATATCATACTGCCAAGTTACTGGCCTAGGCTTGTGCCACCTGCTTAGCTCCCTGAGGTGCCTCCAGGACGTGAAGATGGTGCACCTCTCGTGGGTTTCCATAGAAGGGTTCGAGATGGCTCTGAGAGCCGCTTGTGGGAGGCTGAAGAAGCTGAAGATACTCAGCGGTTTGAAGACCGTGCTATCCCCTGATCTGCTCCAGCTGCTGCAAGCCTGCGGCTGCCGCATCAGATGGGTCAACAAGCCTCTTGTTTACAAGGATGCCATCTGA
- the LOC125508166 gene encoding F-box/LRR-repeat protein 3 isoform X2, with protein sequence MSEEEAQRYGGGTGGGGVGALSVDLLGQVLDRVLERRDRKACRLVSRAFARAEAAHRRALRVLRREPLPRLLRAFPALERLDLSACASLDDASLAAALAGADLGTVRQVCLARASGVGWRGLEALVAACPRLEAVDLSHCVGAGDREAAALAAASGLRELNLEKCLGVTDMGLAKVAVGCPRLENLSFKWCREISDIGVDLLVKKCRELRSLDISYLKVSNESLRSISTLEKLEELAMVACSCIDDEGLELLSRGSNSLQSVDVSRCDHVTSQGLASLIDGHSFLQKLYAADSLHEIGQDFLSKLVTLKATLTVLRLDGFEVSSSLLSAIGEGCTNLVEIGLSKCNGVTDEGISSLVACCSYLRTIDLTCCNLVTNNSLDSIADNCKMLECLRLESCSSINEKGLERIASCCPNLKEIDLTDCGVNDEALHHLAKCSELLILKLGLSSSISDKGLGFISSKCGKLVELDLYRSITDDGLAALANGCKKIKLLNLCYCNKITDSGLSHLGALEELTNLELRCLVRITGIGISSVVIGCKSLVELDLKRCYSVDDSGLWALARYALNLRQLTISYCQVTGLGLCHLLSSLRCLQDVKMVHLSWVSIEGFEMALRAACGRLKKLKILSGLKTVLSPDLLQLLQACGCRIRWVNKPLVYKDAI encoded by the exons ATGAGCGAGGAGGAGGCGCAGAGGTACGGCGGCGGGACCGGCGGCGGTGGCGTCGGGGCGCTGTCCGTGGATCTGCTGGGCCAGGTTCTCGACCGCGTGCTGGAGCGGCGGGACCGCAAGGCTTGCCGCCTCGTCAGCCGCGCCTTCGCGCGCGCCGAGGCCGCGCACCGCCGGGCTCTGCGGGTGCTCCGCCGGGAGCCGCTCCCTCGCCTGCTCCGCGCCTTCCCTGCGCTCGAGCGGCTCGATCTCTCGGCCTGCGCCTCGCTCGACGACGCGTCTCTTGCAGCCGCTTTGGCCGGCGCGGACCTCGGCACCGTCCGACAGGTCTGCCTGGCGCGGGCCAGCGGAGTGGGGTGGCGCGGGCTGGAAGCCCTGGTGGCCGCCTGCCCCAGGCTGGAGGCAGTCGACCTGTCGCACTGCGTCGGTGCTGGGGATAGGGAGGCTGCCGCGCTGGCCGCGGCCTCCGGGCTGAGGGAGCTGAATCTGGAAAAGTGCCTGGGCGTCACTGACATGGGACTCGCCAAGGTAGCCGTGGGGTGCCCCAGACTGGAGAATCTGAGCTTCAAGTGGTGCCGTGAAATCTCTGACATCGGTGTCGATCTGCTTGTGAAGAAGTGCCGCGAGCTCCGCAGCCTTGACATCTCCTACCTAAAG GTGAGCAATGAGTCCCTCAGATCAATATCGACACTTGAGAAGCTTGAGGAGTTGGCCATGGTTGCTTGCTCATGTATAGACGATGAAGGCCTGGAATTGCTTAGCAGAGGAAGTAATTCATTGCAG AGTGTTGATGTGTCAAGATGTGATCATGTGACTTCCCAGGGGTTAGCTTCACTGATAGATGGTCACAGTTTTCTCCAGAAGCTATATGCCGCAGATAGTTTGCAT GAGATTGGACAGGATTTTCTATCCAAGTTAGTAACACTGAAGGCAACCTTGACCGTGTTGAGACTTGACGGCTTTGAAGTGTCATCCTCTCTTCTTTCAGCGATTGGTGAAGGTTGTACCAACTTGGTTGAGATTGGACTAAGCAAATGCAACGGTGTTACAGATGAAGGCATCTCTTCACTTGTAGCTTGCTGTAGCTACCTAAGGACAATTGATCTCACATGCTGCAATCTAGTCACAAACAATTCCCTTGATTCAATAGCTGACAACTGTAAGATGCTTGAATGCCTCCGGTTGGAGTCCTGCTCTTCAATAAACGAGAAAGGACTAGAGAGAATTGCGAGCTGTTGCCCCAATCTAAAGGAGATAGATCTCACTGATTGTGGAGTGAATGACGAAG CGTTGCATCATTTGGCGAAGTGCTCTGAACTGCTGATATTGAAATTAGGCCTGAGCTCAAGTATTTCGGACAAAGGCCTTGGTTTTATTAGTTCAAAGTGTGGAAAGCTCGTTGAACTTGACCTCTATCG TTCTATCACCGATGATGGGCTGGCAGCCTTAGCCAACGGCTGCAAGAAAATTAAGCTGCTGAACCTTTGTTACTGCAACAAGATAACTGATAGTGGTTTGAGCCACCTGGGTGCTCTGGAGGAGCTCACAAACCTTGAACTGAGATGCCTGGTCCGCATTACAGGCATCGGAATTTCTTCGGTTGTCATTGGCTGTAAGAGCCTGGTAGAACTTGACTTGAAGCGCTGCTATTCTGTCGATGATTCTGGCCTATGGGCTCTTGCCCGATATGCTCTAAACCTTAGACAG CTTACCATATCATACTGCCAAGTTACTGGCCTAGGCTTGTGCCACCTGCTTAGCTCCCTGAGGTGCCTCCAGGACGTGAAGATGGTGCACCTCTCGTGGGTTTCCATAGAAGGGTTCGAGATGGCTCTGAGAGCCGCTTGTGGGAGGCTGAAGAAGCTGAAGATACTCAGCGGTTTGAAGACCGTGCTATCCCCTGATCTGCTCCAGCTGCTGCAAGCCTGCGGCTGCCGCATCAGATGGGTCAACAAGCCTCTTGTTTACAAGGATGCCATCTGA